The sequence below is a genomic window from Nostoc flagelliforme CCNUN1.
TAAATGAAGTAGTTGAAAGTCGAAAAATTGCCCTTGCTTTCCCAGAATTGCGGTGTACTTTTGGCGGACGTTCAATTGTACCTGATGTAGCTGTGTTTGCTTGGGAACGGATTCCCATTGATGAACATGGAGAGGTGGCAAATGTTTTTCACACGTATCCAGACTGGACGATTGAGATTCTTTCGCCAGATCAAAGCCAGACTAAAGTAACCGGAAATATTCTACATTGTTTAAAACATGGTAGTCGTTTAGGTTGGTTAATTGATCCAGGCGATCGTTCTGTTTTAGTCTATCCACCAAAGCAGCAACCAGAACTTTTACAAGAAGAACAAGAAATATTACCAGTTCCCGATTTAGTCAGCAATTTTCAATTAACTGTAGAGCAACTATTTGGAT
It includes:
- a CDS encoding Uma2 family endonuclease, translating into MVKSATKPLTLEEFLKLPETKPSSEYINGQILQKPMPQGKHSKLQGKLVTGINEVVESRKIALAFPELRCTFGGRSIVPDVAVFAWERIPIDEHGEVANVFHTYPDWTIEILSPDQSQTKVTGNILHCLKHGSRLGWLIDPGDRSVLVYPPKQQPELLQEEQEILPVPDLVSNFQLTVEQLFGWLKL